One genomic segment of Gopherus flavomarginatus isolate rGopFla2 chromosome 11, rGopFla2.mat.asm, whole genome shotgun sequence includes these proteins:
- the LOC127031157 gene encoding olfactory receptor 10C1-like: MKYAEEELKNDTSMAKFVLLGFSNHADTNLILFVVFLCIYIITVLGNVLIIIVINVNPALHTPMYFFLRNLSFLEVCYTSVTLPKMLANLLSEDKTISFAGCAVQMYFFLFFAVTECFLLASMAYDRYSAICNPLRYTAIMDKRVCIQLAMSSWICGILVALGHTTFVFTLPFCGSHMINHFFCEIQPVLKLVCRDTYWNEIQIIVAAAFVLMMPFMLILVSYICIISTILKMQSAEGRRRAFSTCSSHLIVVTLFYGIGLIMYVRPKSSFSPDVNKLLSLFYSVVTPILNPIIYSLRNKEVKDALSKTGMKMFHPQK, translated from the coding sequence ATGAAATATGCTGAAGAAGAGTTGAAAAATGACACTTCCATGGCCAAATTTGTCCTCCTGGGGTTCTCTAACCACGCAGATACGAATCTCATTCTCTTTGTGGTGTTTCTATGCATTTACATCATCACAGTGCTGGGAAATGTCCTCATCATCATCGTCATAAATGTCAATCCAGCCCTTCACACACCTATGTATTTCTTTCTAAGGAACCTGTCCTTCCTGGAGGTTTGCTACACCTCGGTCACTCTGCCCAAGAtgctggccaacctcctctcagAAGACAAAACCATCTCCTTTGCTGGCTGTGCAGTACAGATGTATTTCTTTCTATTCTTTGCTGTTACTGAGTGCTTTCTCCTTGCATCTATGGCATATGACCGCTACAGTGCCATATGCAACCCTCTGCGCTACACAGCCATCATGGACAAAAGGGTTTGTATCCAGCTGGCTATGAGCTCATGGATATGTGGCATCCTGGTGGCCCTGGGGCACACAACGTTTGTATTCACACTTCCTTTTTGTGGGTCCCACATgatcaaccatttcttctgtgagatTCAACCGGTGCTGAAGCTGGTGTGTAGGGACACCTACTGGAATGAAATCCAGATTATTGTGGCTGCTGCCTTCGTCCTCATGATGCCTTTCATGCTGATCCTGGTGTCCTACATCtgtatcatctccaccatcctgaaaATGCAGTCTGCCGAAGGCAGGCGcagagccttctccacctgctcctcgcATCTCATTGTTGTGACCTTGTTCTATGGGATAGGCCTTATCATGTACGTGCgccccaagtccagcttctctcCAGATGTGAACAAGTTACTCTCTCTGTTCTACTCAGTGGTGACTCCGATCTTGAACCCCATTATCTACAGCCTcaggaacaaggaggtgaaagATGCCTTGAGTAAAACAGGGATGAAGATGTTCCATCCACAAAAATAG